A window of Lytechinus variegatus isolate NC3 chromosome 15, Lvar_3.0, whole genome shotgun sequence contains these coding sequences:
- the LOC121428604 gene encoding adenylate kinase isoenzyme 5-like produces the protein MGEKEDSEKYLKRRRIRELFQSLMAGLLFHKPEDHIAFLIACLTKLHEDPLAVFNIRWNTFIEHGPEGGRMAGVEMEVSPEQINMQLQTFLSGSGFLY, from the exons ATGGGGGAGAAGGAAGACTCAGAAAAGTACCTCAAACGAAGGAGAATACGAGAACTTTTTCAG AGTCTAATGGCTGGCCTCCTTTTCCACAAACCCGAGGACCACATAGCTTTCCTGATCGCATGTCTTACAAAACTCCACGAAGACCCTCTTGCAGTCTTCAACATCCGATGGAACACTTTCATCGAACATGGACCCGAAGGAGGCAGGATGGCCGGTGTCGAGATGGAAGTTAGTCCCGAACAGATCAACATGCAGCTTCAGACGTTCCTATCAGGATCCGGATTCCTATACTGA
- the LOC121428603 gene encoding putative GPI-anchor transamidase isoform X1 yields MASYMIRISALICLLCQLNLQAISSNNVEVRNEANKFFSKGHTNNWAVLVCTSRFWFNYRHIANALSIYHSVKRLGIPDSQIILMIADDMACNARNPRPAAVFNNANQHINVYGDDIEVDYRGYEVTVENFIRVLTGRLPPSTPRSKRLLTDDRSNVLVYMTGHGGDGFLKFQDAEEISSIELADAFQQMWKKRRYHELLFIVDTCQAVSLYKYFYSPNIIGIGSSQVGEDSLSHHHDSAIGVYIIDRYTYYVLEFLERMTPSSQKTLDEFFKVCPQRVCKSTPGVRADLFQRDPKKALVTDFFGSVRNVEVSLNQVNFTAEVPDDAIPSHKVDDSENTEGATFDYVSQFPDDSLLESLQKEQRGVKFPVPFVIASSVFFGIVVLVLFTRILS; encoded by the exons ATGGCGTCCTACATGATCCGAATTTCTGCGTTGATATGCCTACTTTGCCAACTAAATTTACAGGCAATTTCCTCTAATAATGTGGAGGTGAGG AATGAAGCCAACAAGTTTTTCAGCAAAGGTCATACAAATAATTGGGCTGTATTG GTGTGCACATCTCGATTCTGGTTCAACTATCGTCACATCGCCAATGCATTGTCCATCTACCACAGTGTGAAGCGCCTAGGAATTCCCGACAGTCAAATCATCCTCATGATAGCGGATGACATGGCCTGCAATGCACGCAACCCAAGACCAG CTGCAGTGTTCAACAATGCTAACCAGCACATCAACGTTTATGGTGATGACATCGAAGTGGATTACAGAGGATATGAG GTGACGGTTGAGAATTTCATCCGCGTTCTGACCGGTCGACTTCCTCCAAGTACCCCACGCTCCAAGCGGCTCCTGACTGACGATCGCAGCAATGTCCTGGTGTACATGACCGGACACGGAGGGGATGGCTTCCTCAAGTTTCAAGATGCGGAGGAGATCAGCAGCATCGAGCTGGCAGATGCCTTCCAGCAGATGTGGAAGAAAAGAAG ATACCATGAACTGCTCTTTATTGTGGATACATGCCAGGCTGTTTCACTCTACAAGTATTTCTACTCTCCCAACATCATAGGCATTGGTAGCAGTCAAGTTGGAGAAGATTCCCTGTCA CATCACCATGACTCTGCTATTGGAGTGTATATCATTGATAGATACACATACTATGTCCTGGAGTTCTTGGAAAGAATGACACCATCGAGTCAGAAAACATTGGATGAATTT TTCAAGGTATGTCCACAACGGGTCtgtaagtccaccccaggagTCAGGGCAGACCTTTTCCAGAGGGACCCAAAGAAAGCCCTGGTCACAGACTTCTTCGGTAGTGTCCGCAACGTGGAAGTCTCATTAAACCAAGTCAATTTTACTGCTGAAGTGCCCGATGATGCCATTCCTTCACACAAAGTTGATGATTCTGAAAATACCGAGGGTGCAACTTTTGATTATGTCTCTCAGTTTCCAGATGACTCTTTATTAGAATCTTTACAAAAG GAGCAGAGAGGTGTCAAGTTCCCTGTCCCTTTTGTGATTGCGAGTAGTGTGTTTTTCGGCATCGTGGTGTTGGTTCTCTTCACAAGGATATTATCATGA
- the LOC121428603 gene encoding putative GPI-anchor transamidase isoform X2 produces the protein MASYMIRISALICLLCQLNLQAISSNNVENEANKFFSKGHTNNWAVLVCTSRFWFNYRHIANALSIYHSVKRLGIPDSQIILMIADDMACNARNPRPAAVFNNANQHINVYGDDIEVDYRGYEVTVENFIRVLTGRLPPSTPRSKRLLTDDRSNVLVYMTGHGGDGFLKFQDAEEISSIELADAFQQMWKKRRYHELLFIVDTCQAVSLYKYFYSPNIIGIGSSQVGEDSLSHHHDSAIGVYIIDRYTYYVLEFLERMTPSSQKTLDEFFKVCPQRVCKSTPGVRADLFQRDPKKALVTDFFGSVRNVEVSLNQVNFTAEVPDDAIPSHKVDDSENTEGATFDYVSQFPDDSLLESLQKEQRGVKFPVPFVIASSVFFGIVVLVLFTRILS, from the exons ATGGCGTCCTACATGATCCGAATTTCTGCGTTGATATGCCTACTTTGCCAACTAAATTTACAGGCAATTTCCTCTAATAATGTGGAG AATGAAGCCAACAAGTTTTTCAGCAAAGGTCATACAAATAATTGGGCTGTATTG GTGTGCACATCTCGATTCTGGTTCAACTATCGTCACATCGCCAATGCATTGTCCATCTACCACAGTGTGAAGCGCCTAGGAATTCCCGACAGTCAAATCATCCTCATGATAGCGGATGACATGGCCTGCAATGCACGCAACCCAAGACCAG CTGCAGTGTTCAACAATGCTAACCAGCACATCAACGTTTATGGTGATGACATCGAAGTGGATTACAGAGGATATGAG GTGACGGTTGAGAATTTCATCCGCGTTCTGACCGGTCGACTTCCTCCAAGTACCCCACGCTCCAAGCGGCTCCTGACTGACGATCGCAGCAATGTCCTGGTGTACATGACCGGACACGGAGGGGATGGCTTCCTCAAGTTTCAAGATGCGGAGGAGATCAGCAGCATCGAGCTGGCAGATGCCTTCCAGCAGATGTGGAAGAAAAGAAG ATACCATGAACTGCTCTTTATTGTGGATACATGCCAGGCTGTTTCACTCTACAAGTATTTCTACTCTCCCAACATCATAGGCATTGGTAGCAGTCAAGTTGGAGAAGATTCCCTGTCA CATCACCATGACTCTGCTATTGGAGTGTATATCATTGATAGATACACATACTATGTCCTGGAGTTCTTGGAAAGAATGACACCATCGAGTCAGAAAACATTGGATGAATTT TTCAAGGTATGTCCACAACGGGTCtgtaagtccaccccaggagTCAGGGCAGACCTTTTCCAGAGGGACCCAAAGAAAGCCCTGGTCACAGACTTCTTCGGTAGTGTCCGCAACGTGGAAGTCTCATTAAACCAAGTCAATTTTACTGCTGAAGTGCCCGATGATGCCATTCCTTCACACAAAGTTGATGATTCTGAAAATACCGAGGGTGCAACTTTTGATTATGTCTCTCAGTTTCCAGATGACTCTTTATTAGAATCTTTACAAAAG GAGCAGAGAGGTGTCAAGTTCCCTGTCCCTTTTGTGATTGCGAGTAGTGTGTTTTTCGGCATCGTGGTGTTGGTTCTCTTCACAAGGATATTATCATGA